In a single window of the Sediminicoccus sp. KRV36 genome:
- a CDS encoding tripartite tricarboxylate transporter substrate-binding protein has product MFKRRHLIAASGALLAAPAVAQSPWPDRPIRLIVPFGAGGAIDTLSRTVAARFGEHANGQTLVVENRPGAGGTIAGAFTAQQRPDGLTLMMSDVGANAIGRLLYNSLPYDPMTAFTPIIHLVNLPGVLMAHPSVTATTAQEVITAAAARPDGFTFSSAGNGNGSHLFMELFLKRAGLKMVHVPYRSGAEMVTALIRGDAQFGFPTVSSGLNMIREGRAKAIAISTPGGTPALPGIPALSDTLPGFNTAVWHGIMGPAGMDGGLVLRINEVFGRIAAMPEVKEQVFRAQAGTIVGGTPEDFAAHIRREYDTWLPIIREGNIRAE; this is encoded by the coding sequence ATGTTTAAGCGTCGTCATCTGATCGCCGCTTCCGGCGCGCTCCTGGCAGCGCCCGCCGTGGCGCAGAGCCCCTGGCCCGACAGGCCGATCCGGCTGATCGTCCCCTTCGGCGCGGGTGGCGCGATCGACACGCTGAGCCGCACCGTGGCCGCGCGCTTCGGCGAACATGCCAATGGCCAGACCCTGGTGGTGGAAAACCGCCCCGGCGCCGGGGGCACCATCGCCGGCGCCTTTACCGCCCAGCAGCGGCCGGATGGCCTGACCCTCATGATGTCCGATGTGGGCGCCAATGCGATTGGCCGCCTGCTCTACAACAGCCTGCCCTATGACCCGATGACGGCCTTCACCCCCATCATCCACCTGGTCAACCTGCCGGGCGTGCTGATGGCGCACCCCTCGGTGACCGCGACTACCGCGCAGGAGGTGATCACCGCCGCTGCCGCGCGGCCCGATGGCTTCACCTTCTCCTCCGCCGGCAATGGCAATGGCAGCCATCTGTTCATGGAACTCTTCCTCAAGCGGGCCGGGCTGAAGATGGTGCATGTGCCCTATCGCAGCGGGGCCGAGATGGTGACGGCGCTGATCCGTGGCGACGCGCAATTCGGTTTCCCCACAGTCTCCTCCGGGCTGAACATGATCCGCGAGGGCCGGGCCAAGGCGATTGCCATCAGCACGCCCGGCGGCACCCCGGCGCTGCCCGGCATCCCGGCGCTGAGTGATACGCTGCCCGGCTTCAACACGGCCGTCTGGCACGGGATCATGGGGCCCGCCGGCATGGATGGGGGCCTGGTGCTGCGCATCAACGAGGTGTTCGGCCGGATCGCGGCCATGCCGGAGGTGAAGGAACAGGTGTTCCGTGCCCAGGCCGGCACCATCGTCGGCGGCACGCCCGAGGATTTCGCCGCCCATATCCGGCGCGAATACGACACCTGGCTGCCCATCATCCGCGAGGGAAACATCCGGGCCGAGTAG
- a CDS encoding NUDIX domain-containing protein, producing the protein MSTPVIARPAATILLLRDSRAGLEVLMVARAREVDFASGALVFPGGRVETTDAALAPAEDPLGAFRVAAIREAWEESGILLAHPPGPEVPPEGEFLTHLHAHGLRPSHAALTPFAHWITPAHSPKRFDTHFFLAHAPEGQEAVHDGREAVEAVWVRPEVAIAEADAGRRTLVFATRLNLQRLARHGSAEAAIGAAQASAIVTVMPEPIPDGAGGTLLRIPEAAGYGGSLFPAKGPPASGGNWPGQR; encoded by the coding sequence ATGAGCACTCCCGTCATCGCCCGCCCGGCCGCCACCATCCTCCTGCTGCGCGACAGCCGCGCGGGGCTGGAGGTCCTGATGGTGGCCCGCGCGCGTGAGGTGGATTTCGCTTCGGGCGCGCTGGTGTTCCCCGGCGGCCGGGTCGAGACCACCGACGCCGCGCTGGCGCCGGCCGAGGACCCGCTGGGCGCTTTCCGTGTGGCTGCCATTCGCGAGGCCTGGGAGGAATCCGGCATCCTGCTGGCCCATCCGCCCGGGCCCGAGGTGCCACCCGAAGGCGAATTCCTGACGCATCTGCATGCGCATGGCCTGCGCCCCTCCCATGCCGCATTGACGCCCTTTGCCCACTGGATCACGCCCGCACACAGCCCCAAGCGGTTCGATACGCATTTTTTCCTGGCCCATGCGCCAGAAGGCCAGGAAGCCGTGCATGACGGGCGGGAAGCGGTGGAAGCCGTCTGGGTTCGCCCCGAAGTGGCCATCGCCGAGGCGGATGCCGGCCGGCGCACCCTCGTTTTCGCCACACGGCTGAACCTGCAGCGCCTGGCACGCCACGGCTCGGCCGAGGCCGCGATCGGGGCGGCGCAGGCCTCGGCCATCGTCACTGTCATGCCCGAGCCGATTCCGGACGGCGCAGGCGGAACCCTGCTGCGCATCCCGGAGGCGGCCGGCTATGGTGGCTCCCTGTTTCCAGCGAAGGGACCGCCCGCTTCGGGCGGGAATTGGCCAGGCCAACGATGA
- a CDS encoding pirin family protein — MIESVIIPRAHDVGGFEVRRALPAKGRQMIGPFIFFDQMGPGEFLTGQGLDVRPHPHIGLSTVTYLFEGEIMHRDSLGSEQPIRPGALNWMTAGQGITHSERTASGLRAHSNRLFGIQSWAALPAGMEEIAPDFAHHPAEALPMIEAAGARLRLIAGEGWGERAPVTTHWPLFYADLELSAGAACPLPDAHEERGAYVVQGSVEVAGQVFEAGRMLVFRAGDKLAIRAEGQGARLLLLGGAVMDGPRHIFWNFVSSRRERIEQAKADWAAGRFAAVPGDDKEFIPLP, encoded by the coding sequence ATGATCGAGAGCGTCATCATCCCACGCGCCCATGATGTAGGCGGATTTGAGGTGCGCCGCGCCCTGCCGGCAAAGGGCCGGCAGATGATCGGCCCCTTCATCTTCTTCGACCAGATGGGACCGGGTGAATTCCTGACGGGCCAGGGGCTGGATGTGCGCCCCCATCCGCATATCGGCCTCTCGACCGTCACCTATCTGTTCGAGGGTGAGATCATGCACCGGGACAGCCTGGGCTCGGAGCAGCCCATCCGGCCCGGCGCCTTGAACTGGATGACGGCGGGCCAGGGGATCACCCATTCGGAACGGACCGCCAGCGGGTTGCGGGCGCATTCCAACCGGCTCTTTGGCATCCAGTCCTGGGCCGCGCTGCCGGCGGGGATGGAGGAAATCGCCCCCGATTTTGCGCATCACCCGGCCGAGGCGTTGCCGATGATCGAAGCCGCCGGCGCGCGGCTGCGCCTGATCGCCGGCGAAGGCTGGGGCGAACGGGCGCCGGTTACGACGCATTGGCCGCTTTTCTACGCGGATCTGGAGCTCTCCGCAGGGGCGGCCTGCCCCTTGCCGGACGCGCATGAGGAGCGCGGGGCCTATGTCGTGCAAGGCTCGGTCGAGGTCGCGGGCCAGGTGTTCGAAGCGGGGCGCATGCTGGTGTTCCGCGCGGGCGACAAGCTGGCGATCCGGGCCGAAGGGCAGGGGGCGCGGTTGCTGTTGCTGGGCGGGGCGGTGATGGATGGGCCGCGGCACATCTTCTGGAATTTTGTTTCATCGCGGCGGGAGCGGATTGAGCAGGCCAAGGCGGATTGGGCTGCCGGGCGTTTCGCCGCGGTACCGGGCGATGACAAGGAATTTATACCGCTCCCATAG
- the mazG gene encoding nucleoside triphosphate pyrophosphohydrolase: MTNPAAIHPAPAMQALLDVMARLRDPVTGCPWDVAQDFATIAPYTIEEAHEVADVIQRGPDPAALLDELGDLLLQVVYHARMAEERGWFAFQDIAAGVTAKMIRRHPHVFGTAEIADAQAQTEAWEVQKSAERAARAETGVLAGVATALPGLTRAAKLTRRAARVGFDWPDAAAVLDKLDEEVAELRAELPAANPARLADELGDLLFVLANLARKLDLDPEGCIAQANAKFERRFGAIEAALAAHGRSPADATLAEMEEEWNQAKRQGL, encoded by the coding sequence ATGACCAACCCCGCCGCCATTCACCCTGCCCCTGCCATGCAGGCATTGCTCGATGTGATGGCGCGGCTGCGGGACCCCGTGACCGGCTGCCCCTGGGACGTTGCGCAGGATTTCGCGACCATCGCCCCCTACACGATCGAGGAAGCGCATGAGGTGGCGGATGTGATCCAGCGCGGCCCGGATCCTGCGGCCTTGCTCGATGAGCTGGGCGACCTGCTGCTCCAGGTCGTCTATCACGCGCGGATGGCCGAGGAGCGAGGCTGGTTCGCCTTCCAGGATATCGCGGCCGGCGTTACGGCCAAGATGATCCGCCGCCATCCGCATGTCTTTGGCACGGCCGAAATCGCCGATGCACAAGCCCAGACCGAAGCCTGGGAGGTGCAGAAATCCGCCGAGCGCGCGGCGCGCGCCGAAACCGGCGTGCTGGCCGGGGTGGCCACGGCCCTGCCCGGCCTGACCCGCGCGGCCAAGCTCACCAGGCGCGCCGCTCGCGTCGGGTTCGACTGGCCTGATGCAGCCGCCGTGCTGGACAAGCTTGATGAGGAAGTCGCGGAGCTCCGAGCGGAATTGCCCGCGGCCAATCCTGCCAGGCTCGCTGATGAGCTGGGCGATCTGCTCTTTGTCCTGGCCAATTTGGCGCGGAAGCTCGACCTCGATCCGGAGGGCTGCATCGCCCAGGCCAATGCGAAATTCGAGCGGCGCTTTGGCGCCATCGAGGCAGCCCTGGCGGCCCATGGCCGCTCACCAGCCGATGCGACGCTGGCGGAGATGGAAGAGGAATGGAATCAGGCAAAGCGGCAAGGCTTATAG
- a CDS encoding MBL fold metallo-hydrolase codes for MNPALRVTLLGTGPSQGVPAVGGPDGLGNWGECDPAEPRNRRGRTSALLESANGGILLVDAGPDCRAQLMAAQVKRLDGVLITHAHADHIAGLDELRAINRSMADVIQLYAAEATLSELTSRFAYAFLPPTRIFFRPALAGQPVSPGSQVMLAGMPAELLDMDHGVMRSLGLRIGRFAYTTDVIRMPAESLARLHGLDTWVISCMQPGDQNPVHAGLQQVLAWWREVRPRRTVLTHLGDRMDYARISAQLPEGVELGFDGMRLDVPE; via the coding sequence ATGAATCCGGCGCTTCGGGTCACGTTGCTGGGCACGGGGCCGTCGCAGGGCGTGCCGGCCGTGGGTGGTCCGGATGGCTTGGGCAATTGGGGCGAATGCGACCCGGCCGAGCCGCGCAACCGGCGGGGGCGCACGTCGGCGCTGCTGGAATCCGCCAATGGTGGCATTCTGCTGGTGGATGCCGGGCCGGATTGCCGGGCCCAGCTGATGGCGGCCCAGGTGAAGCGGCTGGATGGCGTGCTCATCACCCATGCGCATGCGGACCACATCGCCGGGCTGGACGAATTGCGCGCGATCAACCGGTCCATGGCGGATGTGATCCAGCTTTATGCCGCCGAAGCAACGCTGTCCGAGCTGACGAGCCGCTTTGCCTATGCCTTCCTGCCGCCCACGCGGATCTTCTTCCGGCCCGCCTTGGCGGGTCAACCTGTCAGCCCCGGCAGCCAGGTGATGCTGGCCGGCATGCCGGCCGAGTTGCTGGATATGGACCATGGCGTGATGCGCAGCCTGGGCCTGCGGATTGGCCGCTTCGCCTATACGACGGATGTGATCCGCATGCCGGCGGAGAGCCTTGCGCGGCTGCATGGCCTGGATACCTGGGTGATCAGTTGCATGCAGCCTGGCGATCAGAACCCCGTGCATGCCGGGCTGCAACAGGTTCTGGCGTGGTGGCGCGAGGTTCGGCCGCGGCGCACCGTTCTCACGCATCTCGGTGACCGGATGGATTACGCGCGAATTTCAGCGCAGCTGCCCGAGGGGGTGGAACTCGGCTTCGATGGCATGCGGCTGGATGTTCCCGAATGA
- a CDS encoding TatD family hydrolase translates to MIIDSHCHLDYFSDTEIEEILVRAAAAGVTRMVTIGTSVPQAAAVRALVERFPQVWGTVGVHPHRAAEGEMPSVADLIALADHPRIIGLGESGLDYFYDKSPRDVQQEGFRRHCRAARESGLPLAIHAREADADIARILAEERAGGTLPFLLHCFSSTPELADQAVEMGGYISFSGILTFPKSTELRAVAARLPGDRLLLETDSPYLAPVPLRGKRCEPGFTAHTAKVLAECRGVSLEEIGRITSENFHRLYPKAA, encoded by the coding sequence ATGATCATAGATAGCCACTGTCACTTGGACTATTTTTCGGATACGGAGATCGAGGAGATCCTCGTCCGGGCCGCGGCCGCCGGCGTAACGCGCATGGTCACCATCGGCACCTCCGTCCCGCAGGCCGCCGCCGTGCGCGCCCTGGTGGAGCGCTTTCCCCAGGTCTGGGGCACGGTCGGCGTCCATCCGCATCGGGCGGCCGAGGGCGAGATGCCAAGCGTGGCCGATCTCATCGCGCTGGCCGACCATCCGCGGATCATCGGGCTGGGCGAAAGCGGGCTGGATTATTTCTACGACAAGTCGCCACGCGACGTGCAGCAGGAAGGCTTCCGCCGCCATTGCCGCGCGGCACGTGAGTCTGGCCTGCCGCTGGCCATCCATGCGCGTGAGGCGGATGCCGATATCGCGCGGATCCTGGCCGAGGAGCGGGCAGGGGGCACCCTGCCGTTCCTCCTGCATTGCTTCAGCTCAACGCCAGAACTCGCTGATCAGGCAGTGGAGATGGGGGGGTATATCTCTTTTTCCGGCATCCTGACCTTCCCGAAATCTACCGAGCTGCGCGCGGTCGCGGCGCGCCTGCCGGGGGATCGCCTGCTGCTGGAGACCGACTCGCCCTATCTGGCGCCCGTGCCGCTGCGCGGAAAGCGTTGTGAGCCCGGCTTCACCGCGCATACCGCGAAGGTCCTGGCCGAATGCCGGGGCGTCAGCCTCGAGGAGATCGGGCGCATCACCAGCGAGAATTTCCACCGCCTTTACCCCAAGGCCGCATGA
- the metG gene encoding methionine--tRNA ligase, with amino-acid sequence MSPIYLTTPIYYVNDKPHIGHAYTSLATDVLARWHRLAGREVYFLTGTDEHGQKVEKAAQDAGEEPQAFTDRVSQAFRDLTVTMGFSNDGFIRTTEPRHHAACQALWQRLVERGQIYLGAYEGWYAVRDEAFYGPDELTEREGVKYAPSGAPVEWVREPSYFFKLSEWSGKLLEFYETHPDFIAPASRRNEVISFIKSGLSDLSISRTSFRWGVPVPGDDAHVMYVWMDALTNYITALGYPDEKTELWKFWPADVHFVGKDILRFHAIYWPAFLMAAELPPPRRVFAHGWWTNEGQKISKSLGNVIDPLALVEEFGLDPVRYFLLREVPFGQDGDFARGALVNRLNGELADVLGNLANRTLSLIQRNCEGKLPAAAAPAEADAALIRPLHILSETVGKLLESQQYHIALEEIFAQVRGANGYITLQAPWALKKTDPVRMTEVLRHLHTALRAYATVLQPFMPGSMDALLDQLGVPAEARSLAALTTPMPEGLALPAPSPLFRKVENAG; translated from the coding sequence ATGAGCCCAATCTACCTCACCACCCCGATCTATTATGTGAATGACAAGCCGCATATCGGCCATGCCTATACGAGCCTGGCAACCGATGTGCTGGCCCGCTGGCACCGACTTGCGGGGCGTGAGGTGTATTTCCTCACCGGCACGGATGAGCATGGGCAGAAGGTCGAAAAAGCCGCCCAGGATGCGGGCGAGGAGCCACAGGCCTTCACCGATCGCGTCAGCCAGGCCTTTCGCGATCTGACAGTTACCATGGGCTTTTCCAATGACGGGTTCATCCGCACGACCGAACCGCGCCATCACGCCGCCTGCCAGGCGCTCTGGCAGCGGTTGGTGGAGCGCGGGCAGATCTACCTCGGTGCCTATGAAGGCTGGTACGCGGTGCGCGACGAGGCCTTCTACGGGCCCGATGAACTGACCGAGCGGGAGGGCGTGAAATACGCCCCGTCCGGCGCGCCGGTGGAATGGGTGCGGGAGCCATCCTATTTCTTCAAGCTCTCAGAATGGTCCGGCAAGCTGCTGGAATTCTACGAGACCCATCCGGATTTTATCGCCCCCGCCAGCCGGCGGAACGAGGTGATCAGCTTCATCAAGTCGGGCCTCTCTGACCTCTCCATCTCGCGCACCTCCTTCCGCTGGGGCGTGCCGGTGCCGGGGGATGATGCGCATGTGATGTATGTCTGGATGGATGCGCTCACAAATTACATCACTGCGCTCGGCTATCCGGATGAAAAGACAGAACTCTGGAAGTTCTGGCCGGCCGATGTTCACTTCGTCGGCAAGGATATCCTGCGCTTCCATGCCATCTACTGGCCGGCCTTCCTCATGGCGGCCGAGCTGCCACCGCCCCGGCGCGTCTTCGCCCATGGCTGGTGGACCAATGAGGGGCAGAAGATCAGCAAATCACTCGGCAATGTGATTGACCCCCTGGCGCTGGTGGAGGAATTCGGCCTCGATCCCGTGCGGTATTTCCTGCTGCGCGAGGTGCCCTTCGGCCAGGATGGCGATTTCGCCCGTGGTGCCCTGGTAAATCGTTTGAATGGCGAATTGGCCGATGTGCTGGGAAATCTGGCAAACCGAACGCTGTCGCTCATCCAGCGCAATTGCGAAGGCAAGCTGCCGGCCGCCGCCGCGCCGGCGGAGGCCGATGCGGCCTTGATCCGTCCTTTGCATATACTTTCAGAAACGGTTGGGAAGCTTCTGGAAAGTCAGCAATATCACATCGCCCTGGAAGAGATTTTCGCCCAGGTGCGCGGGGCCAATGGCTATATCACCCTGCAGGCCCCCTGGGCGCTGAAGAAGACCGATCCGGTCCGGATGACGGAGGTGCTGCGTCACTTGCATACCGCGCTGCGGGCCTATGCCACCGTGCTGCAACCCTTCATGCCGGGCAGCATGGACGCGCTGCTGGACCAGTTGGGCGTCCCGGCCGAAGCGCGCAGCCTCGCGGCACTCACCACCCCCATGCCGGAAGGTCTGGCGCTGCCTGCGCCATCGCCCCTGTTCCGCAAGGTTGAGAACGCCGGATAA
- a CDS encoding DNA polymerase III subunit delta': MIPPRANPLLVGHEQAAAGLAAAARSGRLHHAWLFCGPPGIGKATLAYRFARWLLAGQPPGAEPLHLPEQDPAFRRVAAGSHPDLMVLEPQSEPGKRRIIKVDEARQARAFLNFTAAEGGWRVVVMDEVEAMEAASANTILKTLEEPPPRTVLLLITASPGRLLPTIRSRCRRLDLFGLEDAEMERLLTGWLPDLPRLDRMELIRLAEGSPGRAVELAAGEGVELARLADAVLQNLPTGLGAHALADRIAGRDAALAFPAFFTLLLRGLSQAVREAARGGPAAAWLAARPLAAWVEAAEAVSRLVRETERLSLDRRQAVLVAMDTLRGR, encoded by the coding sequence ATGATCCCGCCGCGCGCCAATCCGCTTCTGGTCGGGCATGAGCAGGCGGCGGCGGGGCTGGCGGCGGCCGCGCGCTCGGGGCGCCTGCACCATGCCTGGCTGTTCTGCGGCCCTCCCGGCATCGGCAAGGCGACGCTGGCCTACCGCTTCGCCCGCTGGCTCCTGGCCGGGCAGCCGCCGGGCGCCGAGCCGCTGCACCTGCCCGAGCAGGACCCTGCCTTCCGCCGTGTGGCGGCCGGCAGCCACCCCGACCTCATGGTGCTGGAGCCCCAATCCGAGCCGGGCAAGCGCCGCATCATCAAGGTGGATGAAGCGCGCCAGGCCCGCGCCTTCCTGAACTTCACCGCGGCCGAGGGCGGCTGGCGCGTGGTGGTGATGGATGAGGTCGAAGCGATGGAAGCGGCTTCGGCCAACACCATCCTGAAAACGTTGGAGGAACCGCCGCCGCGCACAGTGCTGCTGCTGATCACCGCCTCACCGGGGCGCCTGCTGCCGACCATTCGCAGCCGTTGCCGCCGCCTCGACCTGTTTGGCCTGGAGGATGCGGAGATGGAGCGCCTGTTGACCGGCTGGCTGCCCGATCTGCCGCGGCTGGATCGCATGGAACTGATCCGCCTCGCCGAGGGCTCGCCCGGTCGCGCGGTGGAACTCGCGGCAGGTGAGGGGGTGGAGCTGGCCCGCCTGGCTGACGCCGTGCTGCAAAACTTACCCACAGGGCTCGGCGCCCATGCGCTGGCCGACCGGATCGCCGGGCGCGATGCGGCCCTGGCCTTCCCGGCCTTCTTCACCTTGTTGCTGCGGGGGCTCTCCCAGGCGGTGCGGGAAGCGGCCCGCGGTGGGCCTGCCGCGGCCTGGCTGGCCGCTCGCCCCCTGGCCGCCTGGGTCGAGGCGGCCGAGGCCGTTTCCAGGCTGGTCCGGGAGACGGAGCGCCTCTCGCTCGATCGTCGTCAGGCCGTGCTCGTCGCCATGGACACCTTGCGGGGGCGCTAG
- the tmk gene encoding dTMP kinase — translation MIPKFITLEGGEGSGKSTQVKILSDWLAWSGHSVLKTREPGGTAGAEAIRGLVLGRAGWDPVAEMALHFAARREHWAKTIQPSLDAGSFVVCDRFFDSTLAYQVAGQGASREVWAALRTATLGDAAPDLTLLLDIPVALGLARAGRRGDINRYDTLDRDFHERVRDSFLGQAGAEPHRFAVLDASAPLEAVTQAVISTCRQRLSLP, via the coding sequence TTGATTCCCAAGTTCATCACGCTTGAGGGCGGAGAGGGATCAGGAAAATCCACCCAGGTTAAAATTCTTAGCGACTGGCTGGCGTGGTCTGGGCATTCTGTCCTTAAGACGCGGGAGCCGGGTGGCACAGCTGGTGCGGAAGCCATTCGCGGCCTGGTCCTCGGGCGCGCCGGCTGGGATCCAGTGGCGGAAATGGCGCTGCATTTCGCCGCCCGCCGGGAGCATTGGGCCAAGACCATTCAGCCCAGCCTCGACGCTGGCAGCTTCGTGGTCTGCGATCGGTTCTTCGACAGCACGCTGGCGTATCAGGTGGCCGGGCAGGGGGCTTCGCGCGAAGTCTGGGCGGCATTGCGCACGGCCACGCTCGGCGATGCGGCGCCGGACCTGACCCTCCTGCTGGATATTCCGGTGGCGTTGGGGCTGGCGCGCGCTGGGCGGCGGGGCGACATCAATCGCTATGACACGCTGGACCGCGACTTCCATGAACGGGTTAGGGATTCCTTCCTTGGGCAGGCCGGGGCCGAACCGCACAGGTTTGCCGTCCTGGACGCCTCGGCGCCGCTGGAGGCCGTCACGCAGGCCGTGATCAGCACCTGCCGCCAGCGGCTCAGCCTGCCATGA